One window from the genome of Microbulbifer pacificus encodes:
- the truA gene encoding tRNA pseudouridine(38-40) synthase TruA: MMNKIYEYKANGEVPEGESLPPGLRRIALGVEYCGSRLRGFQKQSHDPLTVQETLEKALSNVAAEPVTLVCAGRTDAGVHATGQVIHFDTSATRPTRAWIQGVNTQMPFDVRVHWAQEVPAQFHARFSARSRTYRYLIHSAATRSAQAATEVTWSERELDLDAMRAGAQHLIGEHDFSSFRAAQCQARSPVRRLSKLDIGRVGQLIVLEVSATAFLHHMVRNIAGVLMAVGRGDRAPEWVADVLAARDRAAAGVTAPPHGLYLVNVQYPDEFVLPEWPPGPLLVPLPLDAIANSGR; the protein is encoded by the coding sequence ATGATGAACAAGATTTACGAATACAAAGCCAATGGTGAGGTGCCGGAAGGAGAATCACTGCCCCCAGGACTGCGCAGGATTGCGCTTGGTGTGGAGTACTGTGGTTCGCGACTGCGGGGGTTTCAGAAGCAGAGTCACGATCCCCTGACGGTGCAGGAAACCCTGGAGAAGGCGCTGTCGAACGTTGCGGCAGAACCGGTCACGCTGGTGTGTGCCGGGCGCACCGATGCCGGCGTGCACGCCACCGGGCAGGTAATCCATTTTGATACCAGCGCCACAAGGCCGACCAGGGCCTGGATTCAGGGTGTGAATACCCAAATGCCGTTCGATGTGCGGGTGCACTGGGCGCAGGAGGTGCCGGCGCAGTTTCACGCGCGTTTTTCCGCGCGCAGCCGGACCTATCGGTATCTGATTCACAGCGCAGCCACGCGCTCCGCGCAGGCGGCCACCGAAGTGACCTGGAGTGAGCGGGAGCTGGATCTCGATGCCATGCGTGCAGGCGCACAGCACTTGATTGGTGAACACGACTTCAGCAGTTTCCGGGCGGCGCAGTGCCAGGCGCGCTCTCCGGTGCGCCGACTGTCCAAGCTGGATATCGGTCGTGTCGGTCAATTGATCGTGCTTGAAGTCAGCGCGACCGCATTCCTGCACCATATGGTGCGCAATATTGCCGGTGTACTGATGGCGGTCGGGCGCGGCGATCGCGCGCCCGAGTGGGTGGCGGATGTACTGGCGGCGCGTGATCGCGCCGCAGCTGGTGTCACTGCTCCGCCCCACGGGCTGTACCTGGTCAATGTGCAGTACCCGGATGAGTTTGTTCTGCCGGAATGGCCGCCTGGACCACTGCTGGTACCGCTGCCGCTGGACGCCATCGCCAATAGTGGGCGATAA
- the leuD gene encoding 3-isopropylmalate dehydratase small subunit has translation MKAFTLVTGVVAPMDRANVDTDLIIPKQFLKSIKRTGFGPNLFDELRYLDEGQPGQDCSQRPLNPDFPLNFPRYKGASILLARKNFGCGSSREHAPWALDDYGFRAVIAPSFADIFFNNCFKNGLLPIVLDEAIVEQLFQEMYADEGYQLTIDLEKQQVIKPNGETIGFEVDEFRKHCLLNGLDDIGLTLEDADEIRAYEAKRREQAPWLFDAVK, from the coding sequence ATGAAAGCGTTTACTCTGGTAACCGGCGTTGTCGCGCCGATGGACCGCGCCAATGTGGACACGGATCTGATCATTCCCAAGCAGTTTCTGAAGTCCATCAAGCGCACCGGTTTCGGTCCGAATCTGTTCGATGAGCTGCGCTACCTCGACGAGGGGCAGCCGGGGCAGGATTGCAGTCAGCGCCCGCTGAACCCGGATTTTCCGCTGAATTTCCCACGCTATAAGGGGGCATCCATTCTGCTGGCGCGCAAGAATTTCGGTTGTGGCTCCAGCCGCGAGCACGCGCCCTGGGCACTGGACGACTACGGTTTCCGCGCGGTAATTGCGCCGAGTTTTGCGGATATTTTCTTCAACAACTGTTTCAAAAATGGCTTGTTGCCCATTGTCCTTGATGAGGCGATCGTTGAGCAGTTGTTCCAGGAAATGTATGCGGACGAAGGCTACCAGTTGACCATCGACCTGGAAAAACAGCAGGTGATCAAACCCAATGGCGAGACCATTGGGTTTGAGGTGGACGAGTTCCGCAAACACTGTTTGCTGAATGGCCTCGATGATATCGGTCTGACACTGGAAGACGCGGACGAAATTCGCGCATACGAAGCCAAGCGCCGCGAACAGGCACCCTGGTTGTTTGATGCGGTGAAGTGA
- the leuC gene encoding 3-isopropylmalate dehydratase large subunit produces the protein MGHPENKNPESKKQTLYDKLWQDHLVKSRDDGTALIYIDRHLIHEVTSPQAFEGLRLAGRKPWRTDSVVATPDHNVPSDAAERAGGIEGIQDEVSRIQVKTLDENCKDFGIVEFGINDPGQGIVHVIGPETGVTLPGMTVVCGDSHTSTHGALGALAHGIGTSEVEHVMATQCLIQKKMKNMLVRVDGELGPGVTAKDVVLAIIGKIGTAGGTGYAIEFGGSAIRSMSMEGRMTICNMAIEGGARAGMVAVDQITLDYVKGKPYAPKGEQWERAVENWSRLHSDDGAHFDAIVELKAEEIEPQVSWGTSPEMVVPVNAVVPDPADESDATRKAGIERALEYMGLSAGQKITDINLDRVFIGSCTNSRIEDLRAAAEVARGHKKADSVKQVLVVPGSQSVKAQAEKEGLDKVFIEAGFEWREPSCSMCLAMNADKLGAGEHCASTSNRNFEGRQGYGGRTHLVSPSMAAAAAIAGHFVDVREFGGVK, from the coding sequence ATGGGCCACCCGGAAAATAAAAACCCTGAGAGCAAAAAACAGACGCTCTACGACAAGCTCTGGCAGGACCACCTTGTCAAAAGCCGCGACGACGGCACCGCACTGATTTACATCGACCGTCACCTGATTCACGAGGTGACCTCGCCGCAGGCGTTTGAAGGCCTGCGCCTGGCGGGTCGCAAGCCCTGGCGCACGGATTCCGTGGTGGCCACTCCTGACCACAATGTGCCGTCCGACGCCGCCGAGCGCGCCGGTGGTATCGAAGGTATCCAGGACGAAGTTTCCCGTATCCAGGTCAAAACTCTGGACGAGAACTGCAAGGATTTCGGTATTGTCGAGTTCGGTATCAATGATCCCGGCCAGGGCATCGTGCATGTGATCGGCCCCGAGACCGGCGTCACCCTGCCGGGCATGACCGTGGTCTGTGGCGATTCCCACACCTCTACCCACGGCGCGCTGGGCGCACTGGCCCACGGTATCGGGACCTCCGAGGTGGAGCACGTGATGGCCACCCAGTGCCTGATCCAGAAAAAGATGAAGAACATGCTGGTGCGTGTGGACGGTGAGCTCGGCCCGGGCGTCACCGCGAAAGACGTAGTGCTGGCCATCATCGGCAAGATCGGCACCGCCGGCGGTACCGGTTACGCGATCGAGTTTGGCGGTTCCGCGATCCGCTCCATGTCCATGGAAGGCCGTATGACCATCTGCAACATGGCCATCGAGGGCGGCGCGCGCGCCGGTATGGTGGCGGTGGACCAGATCACCCTGGACTACGTAAAAGGCAAACCCTATGCGCCCAAGGGTGAGCAGTGGGAGCGTGCGGTGGAAAACTGGAGCCGCCTGCACTCCGACGATGGTGCGCACTTCGATGCGATCGTCGAGCTGAAAGCGGAAGAGATCGAACCGCAGGTGAGCTGGGGCACATCGCCGGAGATGGTGGTGCCGGTAAACGCGGTAGTTCCCGATCCTGCGGACGAGAGTGACGCCACCAGGAAAGCCGGTATCGAGCGCGCGCTGGAGTACATGGGCCTGAGCGCTGGCCAGAAGATTACCGATATCAATCTGGACCGCGTATTTATCGGTTCCTGCACCAACTCCCGCATCGAGGATCTGCGCGCGGCGGCGGAAGTGGCCAGGGGCCACAAGAAAGCCGACAGTGTGAAGCAGGTGCTCGTCGTACCCGGTTCCCAGTCTGTGAAGGCACAGGCGGAAAAAGAAGGGCTCGACAAGGTGTTTATCGAGGCCGGCTTCGAGTGGCGCGAGCCTTCCTGCTCCATGTGCCTCGCCATGAACGCAGACAAACTGGGTGCCGGCGAGCACTGTGCATCCACGTCTAACCGCAACTTTGAAGGTCGCCAGGGTTACGGTGGTCGTACCCATCTGGTGAGTCCGAGTATGGCGGCAGCAGCGGCGATTGCCGGTCATTTTGTGGACGTGCGTGAATTCGGGGGTGTGAAATGA
- a CDS encoding FimV/HubP family polar landmark protein: MRVQKLALAVGLVSALGGNGALALGLGEIKLNSTLNQPLNAEIKLLQTRGLGENEIKVRLASSDDFERAGVDRAYLLDELQFSIDYSNGEPVVRISSRAPIREPFLNFLVETRWPSGRLLREYTLLMDLPAFSTNTASQPVQAAERERQQIVRNPPPQTPLKPTIVRQPEPVQAPVEQPESEYQAPQETVTEPAQPVYEEPAELQPAPQPETVASSGSRVYGPVEANKTLWEIARDNRETREVSVQQTMLAIQRLNPEAFINNNINLLKKGAVLRLPTNDEVRSLTRTEAVSQVATQNEAWRERVGDTEVTGAPLDGRAVAEETVESDALEGRVSLAAPGDNESVLSGSGSGTGDSEALEGELAVSEEELDKSRLENTELQERIGELNEQIDTMERMVEVSNDELQAVQAAAAQSLEGAESEAEDTSTEDAGLDVGGEIEGVDASTATPEQSAVSEPEAAEVAPENDEARNRVVVQTRPEPTLVERVMDNIVPIGVGAGALLVALFGFVTWRRRREEEEAIRQVEAEMAAERAQTETLEFAEADDNLSAVEELEASESFDLDQLGEVETDDPIGEAEIHLSLAQYQEAEAKLLTGLRSAPANVDARLMLLEVYAQQKSAEQFDEHYRQLLSYSDGPAADRAARLRETIPGIAPFVAPEVDFSSESLEAAQLDDLSADFDTADFNLDASFDDLDEFSGNKNTAVEAEEDDELGLLDEFSLDLDDEVESAPQGLSADDGDFSLDLDLGDELDSGLEGGFDGNLESEQSSLEMAAEGPASESTSQPAADSELEFDDLIADGELDLESLDGLEGLGDLDIDTDFDVSAEPSANTASTPMAEEGGLDFELDLTPMEDDGDLVSAEGDVRGDAVPAGNDTELSVEDGNLDGLDLDSIDLDSIDLGDFDDLGEIDLGGESAASVSGGLELEEDLDVAVAEESAPRKQAAADDEALGDLGFNLESDLDSELNLLEGSDEVSTKLELAQAYLDMGDKDGAREILGEVVEEATGEHQQRAKDMLKHMG, translated from the coding sequence ATGCGTGTGCAAAAGCTGGCACTTGCAGTTGGTCTGGTCAGCGCACTGGGAGGCAACGGGGCTCTCGCGCTTGGTCTGGGTGAGATCAAACTGAACTCCACCTTGAACCAACCTCTCAATGCGGAAATCAAACTGCTGCAGACTCGCGGCCTTGGTGAAAATGAAATCAAGGTGCGCCTGGCCAGTTCCGACGACTTCGAGCGCGCTGGCGTGGATCGCGCCTACCTGCTCGACGAACTGCAGTTCAGCATCGACTATTCCAATGGCGAGCCGGTGGTGCGTATTTCAAGCCGCGCCCCCATCCGTGAACCCTTTCTGAATTTTCTGGTGGAAACCCGCTGGCCAAGTGGCCGCTTACTGCGGGAATACACCCTGTTGATGGACCTGCCGGCCTTCTCCACCAATACTGCCTCCCAGCCGGTACAGGCTGCCGAGCGCGAGCGCCAGCAGATTGTCCGCAACCCGCCGCCACAGACGCCGCTGAAGCCCACTATCGTGCGCCAGCCCGAGCCGGTACAGGCACCGGTGGAACAGCCTGAGTCCGAATACCAGGCACCGCAGGAGACCGTCACCGAACCCGCGCAGCCGGTGTATGAGGAGCCCGCCGAATTGCAGCCTGCGCCGCAGCCCGAGACGGTCGCGAGTTCCGGAAGCCGTGTCTACGGTCCGGTGGAAGCCAACAAGACCCTGTGGGAAATTGCCCGCGACAACCGTGAAACCCGCGAAGTTTCTGTGCAGCAGACCATGCTGGCCATCCAGCGTCTCAATCCCGAAGCGTTTATCAACAACAACATCAATTTGCTCAAGAAGGGCGCCGTCCTGCGTCTGCCCACCAACGATGAAGTGCGCAGCCTGACTCGCACCGAAGCGGTCTCTCAGGTGGCGACCCAGAATGAGGCGTGGCGCGAGCGTGTTGGTGATACCGAAGTCACCGGGGCCCCACTGGATGGTCGCGCCGTGGCGGAAGAAACCGTCGAGAGCGATGCACTGGAAGGGCGCGTGTCCCTGGCGGCGCCCGGCGACAATGAATCCGTACTGTCTGGTAGCGGCAGTGGCACCGGCGACAGCGAGGCCCTGGAGGGTGAGCTGGCGGTGAGCGAGGAGGAACTCGACAAGTCCCGCCTTGAGAATACCGAACTGCAGGAGCGTATCGGCGAACTTAACGAACAGATCGACACCATGGAACGCATGGTGGAAGTCTCCAACGACGAGCTGCAGGCGGTACAGGCCGCTGCCGCGCAGTCGCTTGAAGGTGCTGAATCCGAAGCCGAAGACACCAGCACCGAGGATGCGGGTTTGGACGTCGGTGGGGAGATCGAGGGCGTGGATGCCTCGACGGCAACACCGGAGCAGAGTGCGGTCAGCGAACCGGAAGCTGCCGAAGTCGCGCCGGAGAACGACGAAGCCCGCAATCGCGTGGTGGTACAGACGCGTCCCGAGCCGACTCTGGTTGAGCGTGTGATGGACAATATCGTGCCCATCGGTGTTGGCGCGGGTGCATTGCTGGTGGCGTTGTTCGGCTTTGTCACCTGGCGTCGTCGCCGCGAAGAAGAGGAGGCCATCCGCCAGGTCGAGGCCGAGATGGCGGCGGAGCGGGCCCAGACGGAAACGTTGGAGTTCGCGGAAGCGGATGACAATCTGTCCGCCGTGGAAGAGCTGGAAGCCAGCGAAAGTTTTGATCTGGATCAGTTGGGTGAAGTGGAGACCGACGACCCCATCGGGGAGGCGGAAATTCATCTGTCCCTGGCGCAGTACCAGGAGGCTGAGGCCAAGTTGCTGACTGGGCTCAGGTCGGCACCCGCCAATGTTGATGCTCGCCTGATGCTGCTGGAAGTGTACGCCCAGCAAAAGAGTGCTGAACAGTTTGACGAGCACTACCGCCAGCTGCTGAGTTATAGCGACGGTCCGGCGGCGGATCGGGCTGCGCGTTTGCGTGAAACCATCCCCGGCATAGCTCCCTTTGTAGCCCCGGAAGTGGATTTCTCCAGCGAGTCTCTGGAAGCCGCGCAGCTCGATGACCTAAGTGCGGATTTCGATACTGCGGACTTCAATCTCGATGCGAGCTTTGACGATCTCGACGAGTTTTCGGGCAATAAAAATACCGCGGTGGAAGCTGAGGAAGACGACGAACTCGGTCTCCTGGATGAATTTTCACTGGATCTTGACGACGAGGTGGAATCGGCACCGCAAGGCCTGTCTGCCGACGATGGTGATTTTTCTCTGGATCTGGATCTGGGCGACGAACTGGACAGCGGTCTTGAAGGTGGTTTTGACGGGAATCTTGAGTCGGAGCAGTCTTCGCTGGAGATGGCTGCAGAGGGGCCTGCCTCTGAATCGACTTCGCAGCCCGCTGCGGACAGCGAACTGGAATTCGACGATCTGATCGCCGACGGTGAACTGGACCTTGAAAGCCTGGATGGATTGGAAGGGCTTGGAGATCTGGATATCGACACCGACTTTGACGTTTCTGCCGAACCGTCGGCAAATACAGCGTCCACTCCAATGGCGGAAGAGGGCGGCCTCGACTTTGAGTTGGATCTCACGCCCATGGAAGACGACGGTGACCTCGTGAGCGCCGAGGGCGATGTCCGCGGTGATGCGGTCCCCGCTGGCAATGACACCGAGCTCTCCGTTGAAGACGGCAATCTGGATGGTCTGGATCTCGATTCCATTGATCTCGATTCCATTGACCTGGGGGATTTTGATGACCTGGGTGAGATCGATCTGGGCGGCGAAAGTGCCGCTAGCGTGTCTGGCGGTTTGGAACTGGAAGAAGACCTGGACGTTGCCGTTGCGGAAGAATCCGCACCTCGCAAGCAAGCGGCTGCGGACGATGAGGCGCTGGGCGACCTGGGCTTCAATCTCGAGAGCGATCTCGATTCCGAGCTGAACCTTTTGGAAGGCAGTGACGAAGTCAGTACCAAACTGGAGCTGGCGCAGGCCTACCTGGATATGGGCGACAAAGATGGTGCCCGTGAAATTCTGGGAGAGGTGGTGGAAGAAGCCACCGGAGAGCACCAGCAGCGCGCGAAAGATATGCTCAAGCACATGGGCTGA
- the asd gene encoding aspartate-semialdehyde dehydrogenase: MNKVGFVGWRGMVGSVLMGRMLEENDFAHIAEPVFFSTSNAGGAAPDIGKDVAPLKDAYDLDALAELDAIVSCQGGDYTKEVFGKLREKGWNGYWIDAASSLRMADDAIIVLDPVNRDVIDRGIESGVKNYIGGNCTVSLMLMGLGGLFKAGLVEWVTSMTYQAASGAGAKNMRELISQMGAIRDGVAAELADPASAILDIDRKVVESMRGGDFPTSEFGAPLAGSLLPWIDTQLENGQSREEWKAQVEANKILGTSSVVPVDGTCVRIGAMRCHSQAFTVKLKKDVPLAEVEQLIASANDWVKVVPNDRAITLQELTPTAVTGKLDIPVGRLRKLSLGGEYLNAFTVGDQLLWGAAEPLRRVLLILLGKL, encoded by the coding sequence ATGAACAAGGTAGGATTCGTAGGCTGGCGCGGCATGGTGGGTTCCGTTCTGATGGGCCGCATGCTGGAAGAAAACGACTTTGCACATATTGCAGAGCCGGTATTTTTCTCCACCTCCAATGCCGGCGGCGCTGCGCCGGATATCGGCAAGGATGTCGCGCCATTGAAGGATGCCTACGATCTGGATGCGCTGGCCGAACTGGACGCGATTGTCAGTTGTCAGGGCGGCGACTACACCAAGGAAGTCTTTGGCAAACTGCGTGAAAAAGGCTGGAATGGCTACTGGATCGATGCGGCGTCGAGCCTGCGTATGGCGGACGACGCCATCATCGTGCTGGACCCGGTGAACCGCGATGTGATCGACCGCGGCATCGAGTCCGGTGTAAAAAACTACATCGGCGGCAACTGTACCGTGAGCTTGATGCTGATGGGCCTGGGCGGACTGTTCAAGGCGGGACTGGTGGAGTGGGTCACCTCCATGACCTATCAGGCCGCCAGCGGCGCCGGTGCCAAGAACATGCGCGAGCTGATTTCCCAGATGGGCGCGATCCGCGACGGCGTAGCCGCGGAACTGGCGGACCCGGCCAGTGCGATTCTGGATATCGATCGCAAGGTGGTGGAAAGCATGCGCGGTGGTGATTTCCCCACCTCGGAATTCGGCGCACCGCTGGCCGGCAGCCTGCTGCCGTGGATCGACACCCAACTGGAAAACGGTCAGAGCCGGGAGGAGTGGAAGGCCCAGGTGGAGGCCAACAAGATTCTCGGCACCAGCAGCGTGGTGCCGGTGGACGGTACCTGCGTACGTATCGGCGCCATGCGCTGCCACAGTCAGGCATTTACCGTGAAACTGAAAAAAGACGTGCCGCTGGCGGAAGTCGAGCAGCTGATTGCCTCCGCCAACGACTGGGTGAAAGTGGTACCGAACGACCGCGCCATCACTCTGCAGGAGCTGACTCCCACCGCGGTCACCGGAAAGCTGGATATCCCGGTCGGTCGCCTGCGCAAGCTGAGCCTCGGTGGCGAATACCTGAACGCCTTTACCGTCGGTGACCAGCTGTTGTGGGGTGCCGCCGAACCACTGCGTCGTGTGTTGCTAATTCTGCTGGGCAAACTGTAA
- a CDS encoding Asd/ArgC dimerization domain-containing protein yields MTESNRELVILGVGSAPFDALLEILEERNTVTPAQLKLVVGDEVEADPQVFANRSIAVTPLDEFTFSADQVLLLLSGGDTASAAVTKAEEAGAWVVDAAGISRGDDSVALIHPLLNAAALQTVERRVVAVPGAGAAMIAEALYPLKSQLKSVDVVLNQPVSALGKASVDAAAAQTARLFNGQEPEADEVTGQRLAFNHLSSAEALLESGHSVSELALVLELRRLLGESIAFDATINTASVFHGQLANLSAQLENPVELSKVRGLLTNGARLEMRERPSAQDAVGSENTLVGRLRSGLLGPAWVNFCAASDNLRKDVAINCVQIVHLLLKTH; encoded by the coding sequence ATGACTGAATCCAACCGGGAACTGGTGATCCTTGGCGTCGGCAGTGCGCCCTTTGATGCGCTGCTGGAAATCCTCGAGGAGCGCAATACCGTAACCCCCGCACAGCTGAAGCTGGTGGTGGGTGACGAAGTGGAGGCTGACCCGCAGGTTTTTGCCAACCGCAGTATTGCTGTCACACCGTTGGACGAGTTCACTTTTTCTGCCGATCAGGTGCTGTTGTTACTGAGTGGTGGCGATACGGCCAGTGCGGCTGTGACCAAGGCCGAAGAAGCCGGAGCCTGGGTGGTCGACGCGGCGGGAATCAGTCGCGGGGATGACTCCGTAGCCCTGATACACCCGCTGCTGAACGCGGCAGCACTACAGACGGTCGAGCGCCGGGTGGTGGCGGTGCCGGGTGCCGGTGCGGCGATGATTGCGGAGGCACTGTACCCGCTGAAGTCGCAATTGAAATCCGTGGACGTGGTGCTGAATCAGCCAGTGTCCGCACTCGGCAAGGCCAGCGTGGATGCCGCTGCGGCACAGACCGCACGCCTGTTCAACGGCCAGGAGCCTGAGGCGGATGAAGTTACCGGGCAGCGTCTGGCGTTCAATCACCTGAGTTCCGCGGAAGCGCTGCTGGAAAGTGGCCACAGTGTCAGCGAGCTGGCTCTGGTACTGGAGCTGCGCCGCCTGCTCGGCGAGTCCATTGCGTTTGATGCCACCATCAATACCGCATCGGTATTTCACGGCCAGTTGGCGAACCTGAGTGCGCAGCTGGAAAACCCGGTGGAGCTCTCCAAGGTGCGCGGCCTGCTCACTAATGGTGCGCGCCTGGAAATGCGTGAGCGCCCATCGGCGCAGGACGCGGTGGGTAGTGAGAATACTCTGGTCGGGCGTTTGCGCAGCGGGTTGCTGGGTCCTGCATGGGTCAATTTTTGTGCGGCATCCGACAATTTGCGGAAAGACGTCGCAATTAACTGTGTACAGATTGTCCACTTGTTGCTAAAAACCCATTGA
- the leuB gene encoding 3-isopropylmalate dehydrogenase, whose translation MSKKIMILPGDGIGPEIVEQALAVLKTADEKFGLGLEFTQGLIGGASIDAHGEPLTDAELKNAGDCDAVLLGAVGGPKWDKLDRAIRPEKGLLKIRSGLGLYANLRPAILYPQLADASSLKPEVVSGLDILIVRELTGGIYFGEPRGIRELENGEKQGFNTYVYKESEIERIARTAFEAAQKRGGKLCSVDKANVLEVTVLWREVLDRLAPEYPDVELSHMYVDNAAMQLVRAPKQFDVMVTGNMFGDILSDAAAMLTGSIGMLPSASLNESGFGLYEPCHGSAPDIAGQGIANPLATILSAAMMLRYSLDMGDAADAIEAAVSKVLDQGLRTADIYTEGCQKVSTAEMGAAVVAAL comes from the coding sequence ATGAGCAAGAAAATCATGATCCTCCCGGGCGATGGTATCGGCCCGGAAATCGTTGAGCAGGCACTGGCGGTATTGAAAACCGCCGATGAGAAATTTGGTCTGGGGCTGGAATTTACCCAGGGCCTGATCGGTGGTGCGTCCATCGATGCACATGGTGAGCCGCTGACTGACGCAGAGCTGAAAAATGCCGGTGACTGCGACGCGGTACTGCTGGGTGCCGTGGGCGGTCCGAAGTGGGACAAGCTGGATCGCGCTATCCGCCCGGAAAAAGGCCTGTTGAAAATTCGCAGTGGTCTCGGCCTGTACGCCAACCTGCGCCCGGCCATTCTGTACCCCCAGCTGGCCGATGCGTCCTCGCTGAAACCGGAGGTGGTGTCGGGCCTCGATATCCTGATTGTGCGCGAGCTCACCGGCGGTATTTACTTTGGCGAGCCGCGCGGAATCCGCGAATTGGAAAATGGTGAGAAGCAGGGCTTCAACACCTACGTGTATAAAGAGTCAGAAATCGAGCGCATCGCACGCACGGCGTTTGAAGCGGCACAGAAACGCGGCGGTAAACTCTGCTCCGTGGACAAGGCCAATGTGCTGGAAGTTACCGTGCTGTGGCGTGAAGTGCTGGATCGTCTGGCACCCGAGTACCCGGATGTGGAACTGTCCCATATGTACGTGGACAACGCGGCCATGCAGTTGGTGCGCGCACCCAAACAGTTCGACGTGATGGTGACCGGCAATATGTTCGGCGACATTCTGTCCGACGCTGCGGCCATGCTCACCGGCTCCATCGGTATGCTGCCGTCTGCATCGCTGAACGAAAGCGGATTTGGTCTGTACGAACCCTGCCACGGCAGCGCGCCAGATATTGCGGGTCAGGGCATCGCCAACCCGCTCGCTACCATTCTCTCTGCGGCCATGATGCTGCGTTATTCCCTGGATATGGGCGACGCTGCCGATGCCATCGAGGCGGCGGTGAGCAAGGTGCTGGACCAGGGGCTGCGCACCGCGGACATCTATACCGAAGGCTGCCAAAAAGTTTCTACCGCGGAAATGGGCGCAGCGGTGGTCGCGGCGCTCTGA